The following proteins are co-located in the Bacillus pumilus genome:
- the mecA gene encoding adaptor protein MecA, whose protein sequence is MEIERINEHTVKFYISYGDIEDRGFDREEIWYNRERSEELFWEVMDEVHEEEEFAVEGPLWIQVQALDKGLEIVVTKAQLSKDGQKLELPIPEDKKDQTEESLDALLDDFHKEEQDQEEHNEKDKKLQLQFVLKMDDFEDLIALSQLNMQDFTTSLYSFENRYYLYVDFHEDLSDEQVENKLSILLEYAHESVVSIYRLQEYGQLIIKGNALETLQQHFS, encoded by the coding sequence ATGGAAATCGAAAGAATAAATGAACATACAGTGAAATTTTATATTTCCTATGGTGATATTGAAGATCGCGGTTTTGACCGTGAAGAGATTTGGTATAATCGTGAGCGCAGTGAAGAGCTGTTCTGGGAAGTAATGGACGAAGTGCACGAAGAAGAAGAGTTTGCAGTAGAGGGACCGCTTTGGATTCAAGTACAGGCCCTTGATAAAGGCCTTGAAATTGTCGTGACAAAAGCCCAACTTTCTAAAGATGGACAAAAGCTCGAATTGCCGATTCCAGAAGATAAAAAAGATCAAACAGAAGAAAGCCTAGATGCACTGCTTGATGATTTTCATAAAGAAGAGCAGGATCAAGAAGAACATAATGAGAAGGACAAAAAGCTTCAACTCCAATTCGTATTGAAAATGGATGATTTTGAAGATTTGATTGCACTTTCTCAATTAAATATGCAGGATTTTACCACAAGTTTATATTCGTTTGAAAACCGTTATTATCTATATGTTGACTTCCACGAGGATTTGTCAGATGAGCAAGTGGAGAATAAGCTCAGCATTCTGCTTGAATACGCCCATGAATCAGTGGTCAGCATCTACAGACTACAAGAATACGGTCAGCTGATTATTAAAGGGAATGCCCTTGAAACGCTTCAACAGCACTTCTCGTAA